The stretch of DNA TCGCCACGGGCAGCGTCGGCGCCGCCATCCACGGCCTGAGCCTGCCCGGGGGCGGCGACGCCGTCACCGAGCTGCTGGCCGCGACCACGGGCACCGAGCTGGTGAGTGGGCACGGGGCCTGGCACGGCTGCTGGGAGCCTTCTGCTCCTCAGAGCGGGAGCTTTCCATGAGGGTGGGAcggctgcctggggagggtgTGGGGCCTGTGCCTCTGGAGAtgttccagccccagctggctgtgtcacctctgtcacctgctccaggtgacccgGCCTGCGGGTGGTGGTGgagagactgggatggactggtcGTGGTGGTGGggagactgggatggactggtcATGGTGATGGTCAGCCCAGGATGGTCTGGCCATGGTGGTGGTCAGCCCAGGATGGACTGGTCATGGTGGTGGTCAGCCCAGGGATGGACTGGCCATGGTGGTGGTCAGGCCAGGGATGGTCTGGCCGTGGTGATGGTCAGCCCAGGGATGGTCTGGCCGTGGTGATGGTCAGCCCAGGGATGGTCTGGCCATGGTGGTGGTCAGGCCAGGGATGGACTGGCCATGGTGGTGGTCagcccagggatgcagggatggtCTGGCCATGGTGGTGGTCagcccagggatgcagggatggtCTGGCCATGGTGATGGTCAGCCCAGGGATGGTCTGGCCATGGTGGTGGTCagcccagggatgcagggatggtCTGGCCATGGTGATGGTCAGCCCAGGGATGGTCTGGCCATGGTGGTGGTCagcccagggatgcagggatggtCTGGCCATGGTGGTGGTCAGCCCAGGGAtgcaggcacagggatggacTCCAGAGGGCCcttgcagccccagctcctgtggGATTCTGTGCTGTTCAAGCGGTGCTGCCCCGGTCTGAGGAGAACCAAGGGCTGTGGGGTGATCCCAAAacagccccgggcagggcgggGTGGCTTCAGAGCCTTTGAAATGCCACACAAAGGGCAGGATCTGTTCCCTGCCCGGGCAGGTGTTGGCAGGATCGGGTTCTCGggcggggacggggacagggacacgccAGGCTCGGCATCTGCTGCCCTCAGTGTCCGGTTGCAGGTGTCCTGGctggggggggaagggggggctggggacacgaAACCTTCCAGCTTTGGGGACATCGGGATGGGGGGGGTTCTCCAGCCCCTCGCTGCCCTTGGAGCGGGGACGGGGATCCTGTGGGGCTCTCCAGGTGGTTGCAAtctggggcagggtgggggtgGCTTTGTCCGGGGGGAGGCTCCGGGCACGTTTGTGcagatggaatttttttgttctccGGGGCCTTTTTAGAGAGAGAATCAGTGCAGCCACCTGCTCCCAACCTGCTCCGGGAGGTCggggcagtgcagggaacaggtgggaagcagggagggCTCTGTGGAGGGAGAGGGGCTGAAATGGAGCCCAGcaccctcctgtcccctcctgtcccctcctgtcccctcctgtccctccccagcATCTGCCGTGCCCCCCGCCCAGGTGTGGGGTGCCTCACAAACggctccagcccaggcaggacCATGGCAGCTCCTCCTGGTTTGTGAACACAGAATTTTGGGTTCCTGGGAGAGCACCTGGGCTCGGCCTCCCCCacctgtggtgctgctgcttctccctgagCGTGGCCCTGCGGTGTCCCCCAGGCCgtgactcagtttcccctcgggaggagcagctcccaggcccAGCTGGGAACGCAGGGATGGTGCGGCAGGGCTGGGCCAGCTCCGTGGCCAGCGGGAGCCTGGCTGGGCGTGGCCAGGCTGGCCTTGGCATCTTGGCCACGATTGCCAGTGGAGAGCTGGGATGGACTGGCCAGGGGGATGGggagactgggatggactggttGTGGAGATGGTCAGCCCAGGGATGGTGCTGGACAGCTGGGGATGGACAGGGGATGGTGGTGGAGAGCCTGGGATGGACTGGCCATGGTGGACAGcagggggatggggatggacagcccctgcccaggtgtccctggggatggacagcccctgcccaggtgtgtgtggggatggacagcccctgcccaggtgtgtgtggggatggacagcccctgcccaggtgtgtgtggggatggacagcccctgcccaggtgtccctggggatggacagcccctgcccaggtgtgtgtggggatggacagcccctgcccaggtgtgtgtggggatggacagcccctgcccaggtgtccccggggatggacagcccctgcccaggtgtgcgTGGGGATggacagcccctgcccaggtgtgtgtggggatggacagcccctgcccaggtgtcCGTGGGGATggacagcccctgcccaggtgtccctggggatggacagcccctgcccaggtgtccctggggatggacagcccctgcccaggtgtgtgtggggatggacagcccctgcccaggtgtgtgtggggatggacagcccctgcccaggtgtgcgTGGGGATggacagcccctgcccaggtgtcCGTGGGGATggacagcccctgcccaggtgtcCATGGGGATggacagcccctgcccaggtgtccctggggatggacagcccctgcccaggtgtgtgtggggatggacagcccctgcccaggtgtccctggggatggacagcccctgcccaggtgtgcgTGGGGATggacagcccctgcccaggtgtgtgtggggatggacagcccctgcccaggtgtcCATGGGGATggacagcccctgcccaggtgtccccgggGATGGACAGCCCCTGCGCAGGTGTCCATGGGGATggacagcccctgcccaggtgcCCCTGGCGCTCGGGgccgggcggtgccggggcaggaggaggctgtgctGACGGGAAGCCGGGGaaggggagctggggaaggggagctggggaaggggagctgGGCGTTGCTATTTTCGCTCGCCACATCCTCTGTCAGTTTCTAAGAACCGCTGGCGGATTCCTGGTAAGAGATTTCGGGGTGTGACAATGTCCCGTGTGAGGTGCAAACTGTCACCAGGCTgagccgggctgggctgtgcccccgGCGTGTCCGAGTGGGAGTTTCCTCCTGTGGGGGAAAAACCAGAGCGGGGTTTGCATTTCTggcaagtgctgctgctgttggcagcCCCCTGCGCCTTCCAGTGcgtgtcccccagccctgggtcCCCTGGGGGTgtcacagaggggacaggagggtgaAAACCTTGTGAGAAGCTCGGTAGCCACAGCACGGTTCTCCCAGCGGGGCTtagggtgggtttggggtcagggagGGTCCTGGTGCCTCAGGGGCACCCGGCAGAAttcctgtgcccagctctgctgcagggccaCCCCgagctctgggagagctgggctggagggcctggggagctgcagggggatccATGTTCCAAGGACAGCCATATTTTTGGGATCTGGGAAGTTTGGCTTGCCTTTGCCATGCTGCTGAAGCCACACCCTGGCTCCAGGACTTCGGGAAGCTCTGCTGGACACAACATTCCTGCAGAATGGGgtcagcagggagctgggaggaggagaaccaGAGTGTGGGGctttccctgggcagggagaagctgatggagaaaatctcctttttccctgCGTGTTCAGATGCTGGGGGGTCAGAggtgcagcccagcagctgctctgagctgttcctagaggaggaggaggaggagcccaCGCTCCCTGAGGAGCACGCAGCTGATGCCTCCGGTGTGTTTCCCTGTTCCAGGACTGCCTGAAGGCCTGTCAGGAGCAGATCGAGGCGGCCTTAGCCGAGAGCCTGAAGCAGGCATcccaatcccagcaggaattcagcGCCAAGACGGCGGCCTACGGGGGCAGCCaacccaccagcacccccacGGACGTCACCGACGTCAACCTGTGACCAACTGCCCTTCCCCggagctcctgcccctccctggACACCCCCAGCTCGCTGCATCCCCCCCGCCCACCCAGCGCCTCCGAGGGGcccttcccaggctgggagCGTGGAGCGGGATCCGCTCTGGTGcccggagctgctgcaggtggccGGGGGGGAGTGCCCGAGGTGGTGCCGGGGACgggggagcaggagcctggaTGAAGTTGGAATTGTTTCTCTGTTGGCGTTCcctggctctctgggctgttcGTGGCCACTTCCAGCCCCGTGAGGGACAAAAATCACAGAGAGCCGGCCCTGCAGGACCCGAATCCTCGTCACCCCCGGCTCCTGCGGGGCCACGGGGCTCGTGGAGCAGCTGCTTGGTGGCCCCTCGGTCCCGATCGCTTCGTGCCACGTTCCCACAGCTCCGGGGGAGGCCgtgcagctgcttctgcttggAGAGGAGCCGTggggcttgtttgtttttgctgttggatgtgggattttggggacgAGCTCCCCATCCGTGCCTTGGGAGGAGTTCAGGGTCCCCTCGGCTGCTTAATTTATTGTTCACTGCTGGGAAAcggggagggaggagagctggCATTCCTCGGGGTGGGTGCCgctctcctctgcttcccaaaaAAGTGCCTTCCCCCCTCGCcccttccctggctccctgGGCAGTGGGAGACTCTCCTCGGAGGCTGGTGGGCCCTTTGGTAGCTTAGGCATCAGACTAGGATTTAAGGAAAACCTTTGAATGTGCTGCTATAGTCTGGGATGCATCTCCACTCTTCCAAGGCAGGGATTTCGGATCACGCTCGGGAGGGGGCTGTGTTCATCCACGTGGATCTGAGCTGCCTCCCGAGAGGGTGGAAAACTTTGCTGCGCACTTGAGTTGGAAAAGCaattactgcatttttgtaTTGTTGTTTGTTGATCCTGTTagttttttataaaaattgttgtaaaacagaagaaaaaaaaaaaaaaaataatgctgcttTTCTATGAGAAAACCAGAGTGGAATTAACCAGAAGCCGGAGACTCCACAGGGATGGAaggcagatgctgctgctgctgctgctgctgcctggggaccTCTGGACATGTGGCTGTTGTCCTCCCGTGGGGGATGTggaaaaggaggcagaaatCTTCCTTCTGGATGCCACCAGCCCCACAAAAATCCGGCGGAAAAAGGTGGGGCCGCTGCTCCTCCCTGAGCCTGCCTGGTCCGGAAACCCACGGAGCCGCTGCCTCCTGcgagcaggagggctgggacagagcctggctgtgcaAAAGGAAATgagtttcttttttatatatatatatatatatataaaagtgaatttttaatttaagagtAAACTGGTTTGGTGTTCACTCGCACGCGTCCCGCTGCTGGGAGAGCCAGAGAACCCTGTGATgttgcaataaaatattttaaacaaaaaaaaaaaaaaaaaaaaaaaaaacccaaaaaaacaaccagcgGCTTGAGGGTTTCCCTGCGCCGTTCCCAGGGTGGGGCTCGGATCTTTCCCTGGTGCTGGGGATCCCTTGGGAGTTCCAGGATGGAATGGGgagagggcaggcaggagcctgaGGGACACCCGGGGCAGCTCAGGGATGGTGATGGAGCCAAAAACCTTCCTGCAGGTGAGGTGCCcctggggcagaggcagcactttcctcccagcaggctggagggtgctgggcactggagcagctcaggtggtggcaggagaggagagtgccaggtgctctgtgccagcccaggcTCCCTCCTGTGCCCATCAGCCTCTGGCTGCTTTAAACCAAGATAAAACCAGGAAGTCACGGAAAAGGCTGAGGGCTGTGGGgacccagctcctgccaccGGAGGTGACAACAGGGGGCAgctgcccctggcacagcccagggtgcAGCAGGGGCTCCTCTCCGTGGCCCAAAGCTGCAAGGCACACAGCTGGCAGCGACAGTGGCAGCAGGTCCCAGGGAAGCGCAGCCTCCTGGAAAAATCCCCCCTGGGTTTTCCAGCAGAGGTGGCACTTGGGcacagtgccaggagcaggccAGGCAGGTGGCCTCATGGCCAGGTGAGGACAGTGGCCCTGTGGTTTCAGGAAGTAAAGCCTGGGGGGCTTTGTCTGGGAAAATCCCTGGGCAAGGAGCTCCAGAAgctggtggggacagggacaggctgggaccACGCcgggcagagccagccctgacTGACACggctctggttttatttccGAGTACAGGAA from Vidua chalybeata isolate OUT-0048 chromosome 24, bVidCha1 merged haplotype, whole genome shotgun sequence encodes:
- the CCND3 gene encoding G1/S-specific cyclin-D3 isoform X1; this encodes MELLCVESAPRAPRAGRDPHLLGDRRVLQNLLSLEERYSPRVSYFQCVQRDIQPYMRKMLAFWMLEVCEEQKCEEEVFPLAMNYVDRYLSSVAVQKNHLQLLGAVCMLLASKLRETMPLTVEKLCIYTDNSITPQELLHWELLVLEKLKWDLVSVIANDFLPHILHQLPLPLDKVELVKKHAQTFIALCATGLPEGLSGADRGGLSREPEAGIPIPAGIQRQDGGLRGQPTHQHPHGRHRRQPVTNCPSPELLPLPGHPQLAASPPPTQRLRGALPRLGAWSGIRSGARSCCRWPGGSARGGAGDGGAGAWMKLELFLCWRSLALWAVRGHFQPREGQKSQRAGPAGPESSSPPAPAGPRGSWSSCLVAPRSRSLRATFPQLRGRPCSCFCLERSRGACLFLLLDVGFWGRAPHPCLGRSSGSPRLLNLLFTAGKRGGRRAGIPRGGCRSPLLPKKVPSPLAPSLAPWAVGDSPRRLVGPLVA